Proteins encoded by one window of Lactobacillus sp. ESL0684:
- a CDS encoding SLAP domain-containing protein, with translation MKISTKLSIGLAAMIMTISSLATSTANLQSVEAKTQEQTIVLTHPAYLYNKNGHKVKEKIDENNMVINPPDAATSNDPNGYYYLENYDVTNFPYTGKTRIINGQTYYDTGKNYYVNAADVKEINGKNIKQGKLVLNHKSAVYNKKGQKVGQTYAKNSIINYAGKVKTTTEMPKYFFSQAETKTYSYLTTHQIKGHDYYALGHNRYLNAYNVDSINGEPARYNGVTTAKVISDTKTQTLTNARTKHILKKGQKIKLDLTVTPWSEDFGGYIYRLHDYPNEYVNEFYVQPRAALPVTDYTNLAYSFVKPNTTNNVQIYDVNGKATDSSIKYHQDATISVDGLIYLWNASEKKAELFYHLFYDHNDTSSDTVNPADKPNIPTNSNPNTVIATPVSTQQPKAADPSLTNRFIKASDVTFTNGIKLTPINTAKEVTDEAQKPITDSTKKELQDLIAQSQTIKNSDAYHSVVRYNYDNALTYASNLLKSNKATVAQAKEAIWLLKTTQTQLTTLDFEDWS, from the coding sequence ATGAAAATATCTACTAAGCTAAGTATCGGTTTAGCTGCTATGATAATGACAATTAGTTCCTTAGCAACCAGTACAGCTAATTTACAATCGGTTGAAGCTAAAACACAAGAACAAACAATAGTATTAACCCATCCCGCCTATCTCTATAATAAAAATGGTCACAAAGTTAAGGAAAAGATTGATGAAAATAATATGGTGATTAATCCACCCGATGCTGCTACTAGCAATGATCCTAATGGCTATTATTATCTTGAAAATTATGATGTTACTAATTTTCCATATACTGGCAAGACACGCATAATTAACGGGCAAACTTATTATGATACAGGTAAAAATTATTATGTTAATGCAGCTGATGTTAAAGAAATAAACGGCAAAAATATTAAACAGGGTAAGTTAGTTCTTAACCACAAATCAGCTGTTTACAATAAAAAAGGGCAAAAAGTTGGACAAACTTATGCCAAAAATTCAATTATCAACTATGCTGGCAAAGTTAAAACTACTACTGAGATGCCTAAGTACTTCTTTTCGCAAGCTGAAACTAAAACGTACTCATATTTGACTACTCACCAAATTAAGGGTCATGATTATTATGCCCTTGGTCACAATCGCTATCTCAATGCCTATAACGTTGATAGCATTAATGGTGAACCCGCACGCTATAATGGCGTTACCACAGCTAAAGTTATTAGTGACACAAAAACTCAAACTTTAACTAATGCCAGGACCAAGCATATTCTGAAAAAGGGACAAAAAATCAAATTGGATCTAACAGTTACGCCATGGTCTGAAGACTTTGGCGGTTACATTTACAGATTGCATGATTATCCAAATGAATATGTTAATGAATTTTACGTTCAACCTCGTGCTGCTTTACCTGTAACTGACTACACCAACCTTGCCTATAGCTTTGTTAAGCCTAATACAACTAATAATGTCCAAATCTATGACGTCAATGGTAAAGCTACCGATAGCAGTATTAAATATCATCAAGATGCTACTATTTCAGTTGATGGCTTAATTTATCTTTGGAATGCCAGTGAAAAGAAAGCAGAATTATTCTACCACCTGTTTTATGATCATAATGATACTAGCAGTGACACTGTTAACCCCGCTGACAAGCCAAACATTCCTACTAATAGCAATCCCAATACTGTAATAGCGACTCCAGTAAGTACGCAGCAGCCTAAAGCTGCAGACCCTAGTCTAACCAACAGATTTATTAAAGCTAGTGATGTTACTTTTACTAATGGTATTAAGCTGACACCAATCAATACGGCTAAAGAAGTAACTGATGAGGCACAAAAACCAATCACTGATAGTACCAAGAAAGAATTGCAAGACCTGATTGCCCAAAGCCAAACTATTAAAAACAGTGATGCTTATCATTCAGTTGTTCGCTACAATTACGATAATGCATTAACTTATGCAAGCAATCTACTTAAGTCTAATAAAGCTACTGTTGCCCAGGCTAAAGAAGCTATCTGGCTACTTAAAACAACACAAACTCAATTAACGACACTTGACTTCGAAGATTGGAGCTAA
- a CDS encoding DNA-3-methyladenine glycosylase: MDYSTYFTNNTTSAIAADLIGRPLTYHDGAHLLGGYIVEAEAYLGIHDRAAHSYGGHRSPANEGLYRTGGTIYIYSQRQYFFFDVATQALDEPQGVLIRAIEPAWGIEQMTTNRSGKSGVLLTNGPAKMMQAFGIHDKKWNLHFLSDSPFSIDLSETQKKRAIEIAAGTRIGVNQSELEWANKPLRYYVAGNPYVSRMKKRDYAENNGWQR; this comes from the coding sequence ATGGATTATTCAACATACTTTACCAATAATACTACATCGGCAATTGCTGCTGACTTAATTGGCCGGCCTTTAACATATCATGATGGTGCTCATTTACTCGGTGGTTACATCGTTGAAGCCGAGGCCTATCTTGGCATTCACGATCGTGCTGCCCACTCCTATGGCGGCCACCGCAGTCCCGCCAACGAAGGACTTTATCGGACAGGTGGGACCATTTACATTTACAGCCAGCGGCAGTATTTCTTCTTTGACGTTGCCACCCAAGCATTAGATGAGCCACAAGGGGTTTTAATCAGGGCAATTGAACCCGCTTGGGGCATTGAACAAATGACTACTAATCGCTCAGGTAAAAGTGGCGTCTTACTAACAAATGGCCCGGCTAAAATGATGCAAGCGTTTGGTATTCACGACAAAAAGTGGAACTTACATTTTTTAAGTGACTCACCCTTTTCAATTGATTTATCCGAAACGCAAAAAAAGCGCGCCATTGAGATAGCTGCTGGGACCCGAATTGGCGTAAACCAATCTGAACTTGAATGGGCCAATAAGCCGCTGCGCTATTATGTTGCTGGTAATCCTTACGTTTCCAGAATGAAAAAACGCGATTATGCCGAAAATAACGGTTGGCAAAGATAA
- a CDS encoding cobalamin biosynthesis protein CobQ has product MNNEAIKIAYLYEDLMNTYGDSGDVKILQFLLKKQDYQTQVDNISLGDPFDAFNYDFVFFGGGQDFEQTVIAQDLQRHQKTLERYINSGHPMLGICGGYQLIGTYYKTSSGTTIKGLDILPFHTVFKADNRMIGDTYYTTQWGDVRAFENHSGQTYFDDSQLQPLGKMITGYGNNPQDGVEGLHYRNFIGSYSHGPILKNLNIAQAIMQMILSWHGKRLAD; this is encoded by the coding sequence ATGAACAACGAAGCAATTAAAATTGCCTATTTATATGAAGACTTGATGAATACCTATGGTGATTCAGGCGACGTTAAAATCTTACAATTTTTACTAAAAAAACAGGACTATCAAACACAAGTCGATAATATCTCATTAGGCGACCCTTTCGACGCCTTTAATTATGATTTTGTCTTTTTTGGCGGTGGACAAGATTTTGAACAGACTGTCATTGCCCAAGATTTACAACGACATCAAAAAACACTGGAGCGATATATTAATTCGGGTCATCCCATGCTAGGGATTTGCGGAGGCTACCAATTAATCGGAACATATTACAAGACCAGTTCTGGTACCACCATCAAAGGCCTTGATATTTTACCATTCCACACAGTTTTTAAGGCTGACAACCGGATGATTGGCGATACCTACTATACAACCCAATGGGGTGACGTTCGAGCATTTGAAAATCACTCGGGCCAAACTTATTTTGATGATTCGCAATTGCAGCCACTTGGTAAAATGATCACAGGTTATGGGAACAATCCTCAAGACGGTGTTGAGGGTTTGCATTACCGCAATTTTATTGGCAGCTACTCCCACGGTCCGATTTTGAAAAATCTTAATATAGCCCAAGCAATTATGCAAATGATCCTTTCTTGGCATGGCAAGCGTTTGGCAGATTAA
- the thiD gene encoding bifunctional hydroxymethylpyrimidine kinase/phosphomethylpyrimidine kinase, translating into MEEKIIALTIAGNDSDGSAGMSADLHSFYAREVYGMGLLTAAVAGNTTGIYAQEVLPIAFIQKQFEVLNADFTINALKTGMLANKAVISCVAKNLRNYHMGKIVIDPVIMTKHGDTLLDDDAYQTFLTELLPLADIITPNFYEQQRLTASTLGNKAAIKQGAIKLQKMGAKNVLMKGRHDDTSQDTVTDIFLAADGQFYEFTKPFINTDRINGTGDTLSAVIAAELAKGSSMFNSVKIAKDFTYEAIAHPIAVGSKYGPINHLAAQQEIK; encoded by the coding sequence ATGGAAGAAAAAATTATTGCTCTAACAATTGCCGGTAACGATAGTGATGGTAGTGCCGGGATGAGCGCGGATTTACATTCATTCTATGCACGCGAAGTCTATGGTATGGGACTGCTTACTGCAGCAGTTGCTGGTAATACCACTGGCATTTATGCCCAAGAAGTCTTGCCAATTGCCTTTATCCAAAAACAATTTGAAGTACTTAATGCTGATTTTACTATTAATGCATTAAAAACTGGGATGCTAGCTAACAAAGCGGTCATTAGTTGCGTAGCTAAAAATTTGCGCAATTATCATATGGGGAAGATAGTCATTGACCCAGTAATTATGACTAAGCATGGCGATACATTACTTGACGACGATGCCTACCAAACCTTTTTGACAGAATTATTGCCACTAGCCGACATTATTACTCCCAATTTTTATGAACAACAAAGACTTACTGCTTCTACCCTAGGCAACAAAGCAGCAATTAAGCAAGGAGCTATCAAATTACAAAAGATGGGTGCTAAAAACGTATTAATGAAAGGTCGGCATGATGATACCAGTCAAGATACTGTCACCGATATTTTCTTAGCTGCTGATGGCCAATTCTACGAGTTTACCAAGCCATTTATTAATACTGATAGAATTAATGGTACTGGCGATACCTTGTCTGCCGTCATTGCTGCAGAGCTAGCTAAAGGCTCGTCAATGTTTAATAGCGTCAAAATTGCTAAAGATTTTACTTATGAAGCAATCGCTCATCCAATTGCAGTTGGATCTAAATATGGTCCAATTAATCATCTAGCAGCGCAACAAGAAATAAAATGA
- the glpK gene encoding glycerol kinase GlpK — protein MAIDEGTTSTRAMIIDHQGKKVASSQKEFPQYFPQPGWVEHKAEEIWHAVQTTIANAIISSGIRPEQIVGIGITNQRETTVIWDKKTGKPIYNAIVWQSRQTTELAEKLKNDGYSEMIHKKTGLIIDPYFSATKIRWILDHVAGAQERAEQGDLLFGTIDSWLLWKLTDGEVHVTDYTNASRTMLFNIHDLEWDDDILKLLNIPKKMLPTVKSNSEVYGCTKSYRFFGGKVPISGIAGDQQAALFGQLALKKGMVKNTYGTGSFIVMNTGEEPTESDNNLLTTIAYGIDGKVSYALEGSIFVAGSAVQWLRDSMKMIKSAADSEKAARASKSENEIYVVPAFTGLGAPYWDSEARGAVFGVTRGTDKNDFIKATVQSLAYQTRDVVDTMQEDSGIKIPTLRVDGGASNNDYLLQFQADILGTKIERSKTLETTSMGAAFLAGLAVGYWKNTDELKDVFEVGKTFESKMEQPERDRLYHGWQRAVKATQSFAHDDV, from the coding sequence ATGGCGATTGACGAGGGTACCACCTCAACTCGTGCAATGATCATTGATCATCAGGGTAAGAAAGTTGCTTCTTCACAAAAAGAATTTCCCCAGTATTTTCCCCAGCCTGGTTGGGTAGAACATAAGGCTGAAGAGATTTGGCATGCAGTGCAAACTACGATTGCCAATGCCATTATCAGTTCGGGTATTCGGCCTGAGCAGATTGTGGGTATCGGTATCACTAACCAACGAGAAACGACGGTTATTTGGGATAAGAAAACAGGCAAACCAATCTATAATGCAATTGTTTGGCAGTCTCGGCAAACTACAGAATTAGCAGAAAAGCTAAAAAACGATGGTTATAGTGAAATGATCCATAAAAAGACGGGATTAATTATTGACCCGTATTTTAGTGCGACCAAAATTCGCTGGATTTTAGATCATGTTGCTGGTGCTCAGGAAAGGGCAGAGCAAGGCGATTTATTATTTGGGACAATTGATAGTTGGTTGTTGTGGAAGCTAACTGATGGCGAAGTACACGTTACTGATTATACTAATGCTTCTAGAACTATGTTGTTTAATATTCATGATCTTGAGTGGGATGATGACATTCTAAAACTGCTTAATATTCCTAAGAAAATGTTGCCAACTGTTAAGTCTAATTCGGAAGTCTATGGCTGTACTAAGTCGTATCGCTTTTTCGGTGGGAAAGTGCCAATTTCAGGAATTGCAGGTGACCAACAGGCAGCCCTGTTTGGTCAACTTGCACTGAAAAAAGGAATGGTTAAAAATACCTACGGTACAGGGTCATTTATTGTGATGAACACCGGCGAAGAGCCGACGGAATCTGATAACAATTTGTTAACAACGATTGCTTATGGCATCGATGGTAAGGTTTCTTATGCATTAGAGGGTTCCATTTTTGTGGCAGGCAGTGCGGTGCAGTGGCTACGGGATTCAATGAAGATGATTAAGAGCGCTGCTGATTCAGAAAAGGCGGCGCGGGCTTCTAAGTCTGAAAATGAAATTTACGTTGTGCCAGCTTTTACTGGCTTAGGCGCGCCATATTGGGACTCTGAGGCGCGCGGGGCGGTTTTTGGTGTTACACGTGGAACAGATAAGAACGACTTTATTAAAGCTACTGTGCAGTCATTGGCCTATCAAACTCGTGATGTAGTTGATACTATGCAGGAAGACTCAGGAATTAAAATTCCTACTCTGAGAGTGGATGGTGGCGCTTCTAATAACGATTACTTATTACAATTTCAAGCTGACATTTTAGGAACTAAAATTGAGCGTTCTAAGACCCTTGAAACCACGTCAATGGGAGCGGCGTTTTTAGCTGGACTGGCAGTTGGCTATTGGAAAAATACTGATGAGTTAAAAGATGTTTTTGAGGTTGGTAAGACCTTTGAAAGTAAAATGGAGCAGCCTGAGCGCGATCGACTTTATCATGGTTGGCAACGTGCAGTTAAAGCTACCCAATCTTTTGCTCACGACGATGTTTAA
- a CDS encoding tyrosine-protein phosphatase: protein MAQERIVAFDGPVNFRDLGGYQNEAGKRLKWHKIYRSDSLSALSDADQAKLTAMNVSVDCDLRSAYEKETAPDKLWSGVKFIDVPIYAEDTSPRKHQVYRFLHHIPDMKDNFIGQIYQQTLLDKHSQQMFSQIFMQLLTLPTDAALVYHCSAGKDRTGMVSALILMALGMDDDTIARDYLLTNELYGFAVSHQLPTNDEIANLVAKMNVTKGEGTAIRGITETIRGGWGDFATFFEKELGFSKADLTKLQQLYLE from the coding sequence ATGGCACAGGAGAGAATTGTTGCATTTGACGGGCCAGTAAACTTTCGAGATCTTGGCGGTTATCAAAATGAAGCAGGGAAAAGACTTAAGTGGCATAAAATATATCGTTCTGATTCACTTAGTGCACTATCTGATGCTGATCAGGCTAAGCTAACTGCAATGAATGTGAGCGTTGATTGTGATTTGCGTTCGGCTTATGAAAAAGAAACTGCACCAGATAAATTGTGGTCAGGGGTAAAGTTTATTGATGTGCCAATCTACGCCGAAGATACTAGTCCCAGAAAGCACCAAGTTTATCGCTTTTTACATCATATTCCAGATATGAAAGATAATTTTATTGGTCAAATTTATCAGCAAACTTTGTTGGATAAGCATAGTCAGCAGATGTTTAGTCAAATTTTTATGCAGTTATTGACTTTGCCAACTGATGCAGCCCTAGTCTATCATTGCAGTGCGGGTAAGGATCGAACTGGCATGGTATCAGCATTAATCTTAATGGCATTGGGGATGGATGATGATACGATTGCTCGCGATTATTTATTAACTAATGAACTGTATGGTTTTGCGGTGTCTCATCAATTGCCTACTAACGATGAAATTGCCAATTTGGTTGCTAAAATGAATGTGACTAAAGGTGAAGGAACCGCGATTCGCGGTATTACGGAAACAATTCGTGGTGGCTGGGGCGATTTTGCAACCTTTTTTGAAAAAGAATTGGGTTTTAGTAAAGCTGATTTAACGAAATTGCAACAGTTGTATTTAGAGTAG
- a CDS encoding P1 family peptidase, producing MGLNKPLLNANSDTQPGINNLITDVAGITVGHKTISNDKFKTGVTVIESCQDNIFREKMPAAVHVINGFGKSTGLVQIEELGTIETPIVLTNTLSVGTAYTALVKRMLAQNPEIGLSTGSVNPIVMECNDSTINHIRDLGVTETDVTEAFDNAKIKFTEGAVGSGTGMSCYDLKGGIGSASRQVKIDDKTFTMGALVMSNFGFGEDLNIYGHAIGQKITQLKKEKEKGSIVTIIATDIPFNSRQLKRIAKRSSVGITRTGSFTGNGSGEITLAFSTANRVSHFPKDELSNIQAITDDKIDRYFRMTVDIVNEAILSSLVHAETTLDREGKPMLSLKDALNKLGNDRQALQLKTELGL from the coding sequence ATGGGACTTAATAAACCACTTTTAAACGCTAATAGCGATACACAACCAGGTATCAACAACTTAATCACTGATGTAGCTGGAATCACTGTTGGTCACAAAACCATCAGCAATGACAAATTCAAGACAGGTGTTACTGTAATTGAATCCTGTCAAGACAATATCTTTAGAGAAAAGATGCCAGCTGCTGTCCACGTAATTAATGGCTTTGGTAAAAGCACCGGTCTAGTACAAATTGAAGAATTAGGCACAATTGAAACCCCAATTGTTTTAACCAATACACTTAGCGTTGGAACGGCTTATACTGCTTTAGTCAAAAGAATGCTGGCTCAAAATCCAGAAATCGGCTTATCTACTGGTAGCGTTAATCCAATCGTAATGGAATGCAATGACAGTACCATTAATCATATTCGAGATCTAGGGGTAACTGAGACTGATGTTACTGAGGCTTTTGATAATGCCAAAATAAAGTTTACTGAAGGAGCTGTCGGCAGTGGTACAGGAATGAGCTGCTATGACCTTAAAGGCGGCATCGGTTCTGCTTCCCGCCAAGTTAAAATTGATGATAAGACTTTTACCATGGGAGCACTAGTTATGTCTAATTTTGGCTTTGGCGAAGACTTGAACATCTATGGTCATGCTATTGGCCAAAAAATCACGCAACTAAAAAAGGAAAAAGAAAAAGGTAGCATTGTTACAATAATTGCTACCGATATTCCTTTTAACTCACGCCAACTTAAGCGGATTGCTAAACGCTCAAGTGTTGGTATCACTCGGACAGGATCCTTCACTGGTAACGGTAGTGGTGAAATCACGCTAGCCTTTTCTACTGCTAATCGTGTTAGCCATTTTCCTAAAGATGAATTAAGTAATATTCAGGCAATTACCGATGACAAGATTGATCGCTACTTCCGCATGACTGTTGACATTGTTAACGAAGCCATCTTAAGTTCTCTAGTCCATGCCGAAACTACGCTAGACCGTGAAGGCAAGCCAATGTTATCGCTAAAAGATGCCTTGAACAAGTTAGGAAACGATCGACAAGCACTCCAGCTTAAAACAGAACTAGGTCTTTAA
- a CDS encoding C39 family peptidase, which translates to MKTIYHFKKQQLIVINSYSATLMSNHLQVIDSLEYASQLSAQELVQDNDGKLYFSTTTGLVAFSQAYFRNFNFFHEVKLYPQSKWGRIKRSHGSQLYSDQHQLLDHLPLKSPVQIIGNGYDLFHQPWLKTIDGGWLKQADIWLDNEPLITHQHDLIQQATMVINPQGTCCFNQAGQPINIIPAKTKFKVLAVMDDQFGNEFLQVGENKFLPTTDCLLGQLPAELPNQDLWQLPTENINQMFWQIENGCEAAALLMGLHYHHHLESTDYQSFIDKMPIAPDYNPYHGFGGSPYKNVKGRFEAIFPPALLRWGRNYTYLRDLTGVTESGLITALKRGNPVLVYVTINFDKPEPDTYPWGKTYKNNHAALLDGFSQDLFHVSDPINGHYWISKQQFGQAYQVRKWAIEIY; encoded by the coding sequence ATGAAAACAATCTATCATTTTAAAAAGCAACAGCTAATAGTGATTAATAGTTACTCTGCTACCTTAATGAGTAATCATTTACAAGTAATCGACAGTCTCGAGTATGCCAGTCAATTATCAGCACAAGAGCTAGTCCAAGATAACGACGGTAAACTCTATTTTTCAACAACGACTGGCCTAGTAGCTTTTTCGCAGGCTTATTTTCGCAACTTTAACTTTTTTCATGAAGTCAAACTTTATCCACAATCAAAGTGGGGACGTATAAAGCGGAGTCATGGTAGTCAGCTCTATTCTGACCAGCACCAATTATTAGATCATTTACCACTAAAAAGTCCTGTCCAAATAATCGGCAATGGGTACGATCTGTTCCACCAACCATGGCTTAAGACAATCGATGGTGGCTGGCTAAAGCAAGCTGATATTTGGCTCGATAATGAACCTTTAATTACACATCAGCATGACTTAATCCAGCAAGCTACCATGGTTATTAATCCGCAAGGAACGTGTTGTTTTAATCAAGCAGGTCAGCCAATAAATATCATTCCTGCCAAAACCAAGTTTAAAGTACTAGCAGTAATGGATGATCAATTTGGTAACGAGTTCTTGCAAGTTGGCGAAAATAAATTCTTGCCTACAACAGACTGCCTATTAGGTCAGCTACCTGCTGAACTGCCCAACCAAGATCTCTGGCAATTACCAACTGAAAACATTAACCAAATGTTTTGGCAAATTGAAAATGGTTGCGAAGCTGCAGCCTTATTAATGGGTTTGCACTATCACCACCATCTAGAATCAACTGACTATCAAAGCTTCATTGATAAAATGCCAATTGCACCAGATTACAATCCTTATCATGGTTTCGGCGGATCACCCTACAAAAATGTTAAGGGTAGATTTGAAGCAATCTTTCCACCTGCATTGCTGAGATGGGGACGCAATTATACTTACCTGCGAGATCTAACTGGCGTAACTGAGTCAGGTTTAATTACCGCTTTAAAGCGTGGCAATCCCGTTCTAGTTTATGTAACAATCAACTTTGACAAACCAGAACCAGATACGTATCCTTGGGGTAAAACTTATAAGAATAATCATGCAGCCTTGCTTGACGGCTTTAGCCAAGATCTATTCCACGTTTCTGATCCAATTAATGGTCATTATTGGATTAGTAAACAGCAATTTGGGCAGGCTTATCAAGTCAGAAAATGGGCCATTGAAATTTATTAA
- a CDS encoding amino acid permease: MKAKQEENTPHLKRSIGVFGGSSILVGIMIGSGVFYIGSYVLQRSHMSMGYALLAWLVGGLVTLLGSLCFAELGAMNPETGGIYVYLSDAYSPVVGYMFTFQSMVIGGPGSIAAIAIALPMALTSFFHFNDLTVKMIAILLIIIFTIVNYFGVNIGEVVQNFFTVLKILPLVLIIGLGIFGGHYLPDLSLKMPVGNGNLMDIVQMIAFAVIASLWAFEGWTNLNTVAGEMKNPQKNLPKALILSVGFTTIVYVLFNFAIYRSLPAKAIAKSIKAGQLYLGTNVAQSFMGYAGTILVAVTMVLAMISSLNGMILAFSRYYYAVSKDGLLWKTFGHIHPKYRTPDHGLLMQMIISIILVLTRDLNELTSLVVFSGAIFNLLSILAVPVLRHRKPDAIRPYKVWAYPWTVIIAVIAFLIILINNFFDDPVTSLLGLLIPALSVGVYYYFRHKYPVNE, translated from the coding sequence TTGAAAGCAAAACAAGAAGAAAATACCCCACATTTGAAACGCTCGATTGGGGTTTTTGGTGGAAGTAGTATTTTAGTCGGTATAATGATTGGTTCAGGTGTGTTTTACATCGGATCGTATGTTTTACAACGTTCGCACATGTCAATGGGTTATGCGTTATTGGCTTGGTTAGTTGGCGGATTAGTTACCTTATTGGGCAGTCTTTGCTTTGCAGAACTGGGAGCAATGAATCCAGAAACTGGTGGAATTTATGTTTATCTTTCAGATGCCTATTCACCAGTCGTTGGTTATATGTTTACCTTCCAAAGCATGGTCATTGGTGGTCCAGGTTCTATTGCTGCGATTGCAATTGCCTTGCCGATGGCATTAACGAGCTTTTTTCATTTTAATGATTTAACGGTCAAAATGATCGCGATTTTGTTGATAATTATTTTTACAATTGTCAATTACTTTGGCGTAAATATCGGTGAAGTAGTGCAAAACTTTTTTACGGTATTAAAAATCTTACCGTTAGTTTTAATTATTGGCTTAGGAATTTTTGGCGGTCACTATTTACCAGACTTATCTTTAAAGATGCCTGTAGGTAATGGCAATTTAATGGATATTGTTCAGATGATTGCCTTTGCGGTAATTGCTTCATTATGGGCATTTGAAGGCTGGACCAATTTAAATACAGTGGCTGGAGAGATGAAAAATCCCCAAAAGAATTTACCTAAAGCATTGATTCTGTCGGTAGGTTTTACGACAATTGTTTATGTCTTATTTAATTTTGCTATTTATCGCTCATTACCAGCTAAAGCCATTGCTAAATCGATTAAAGCTGGTCAGTTATATTTAGGGACAAATGTTGCCCAGAGTTTTATGGGTTATGCTGGGACTATTTTGGTTGCAGTAACCATGGTTTTGGCTATGATTAGTTCATTAAATGGGATGATTCTAGCATTTTCACGTTATTATTATGCAGTTTCTAAGGATGGATTATTATGGAAAACTTTTGGTCATATTCATCCTAAGTACCGCACTCCTGATCATGGTCTATTAATGCAAATGATAATTTCTATTATCTTAGTATTAACACGTGATCTAAATGAACTGACTTCTTTAGTAGTCTTTAGTGGGGCAATCTTTAACCTATTATCAATTTTGGCTGTACCAGTTTTACGTCATCGTAAGCCAGATGCTATAAGACCATATAAGGTTTGGGCATATCCTTGGACCGTGATTATTGCAGTAATTGCGTTTTTAATTATTTTGATTAATAATTTCTTTGATGATCCAGTAACTTCATTACTAGGGCTATTAATTCCAGCACTTTCGGTAGGGGTTTATTATTACTTTAGACACAAATATCCAGTTAACGAATAA
- a CDS encoding M15 family metallopeptidase: MNIKQIEAQVAAIKPDPGFLNIQKVDSNIIVDLKYATPDNFTGHKIYDFTTAIARAGTARKLGIAAKILYERGYRIKVWDAFRPNSAQKRMYQIYPHDEWVAAPNPNYSHEKGVTFDLTITDLAGKELPMQSGFDDFTGKALRNYPRTGQQERNYQILDNAMQLAGFHGYESEWWDYQDNDADRYQPAQANPNDY; the protein is encoded by the coding sequence ATGAACATAAAACAGATAGAGGCTCAAGTAGCTGCAATTAAGCCAGATCCTGGATTTTTAAATATTCAAAAAGTTGATTCGAACATAATCGTCGATTTAAAGTACGCAACACCAGATAATTTTACTGGACATAAAATTTATGACTTTACTACTGCCATTGCTAGGGCGGGTACGGCTAGAAAGCTAGGCATTGCTGCTAAAATATTGTATGAGCGAGGTTATCGCATTAAGGTTTGGGATGCTTTTCGTCCTAACAGTGCGCAAAAAAGAATGTATCAGATTTATCCACACGATGAATGGGTGGCGGCTCCTAATCCTAATTACAGTCATGAAAAAGGTGTTACTTTTGATTTAACAATTACGGATCTAGCTGGCAAGGAACTGCCGATGCAAAGCGGTTTTGATGATTTTACGGGTAAGGCATTAAGGAATTATCCCAGAACTGGGCAGCAAGAGCGTAATTACCAAATTTTGGATAATGCGATGCAGCTAGCTGGTTTTCATGGGTATGAAAGTGAATGGTGGGATTATCAAGATAACGATGCAGATAGGTATCAACCTGCCCAAGCTAACCCTAATGACTACTAA